GACGGCGCAACGCATCGAGTCCCCGCGAGGCGCCGAGCGCCCCCCGCGCGAGGATCTGGCCTGGCGGCATGCCGCCCGAGCCTCGAGAGATGCCGCTCGTCAACGAAGACGCCGTGACGAAGGGCCTTGGTGACACGATCTCCCTGCCGCGAACGACTCCGGGCATGCTCACCTGCCCGCGGCGAACTGTTCGCTCCACACGCACGACTCCGGCAACCGCCTCACGGAGCGCCTGCGCGTCATTCCCTCCCTGGGAGGGGAGCACCTGGTGTACCCACGGGTGCTCGGTTCTGCTGGCCAGCGCCGGAGAAGCAACCTCCGGGCGGGGAGCGGACAGCGGGAGCCCCGGCTTCACCGCGGGGGGCGGTGAAACCTCCGGGCGGACCGCGAGGCCCACCAGGAGCACTCCCCGGACACGGGCGGAGCGCTGGGGTGACACGATCTTCCGCGCGGGAGCGGGGGGCCTGGGGGCCGGACCGTGCGTGTGCGGGATGCTCTCCTCCAGATACACGGAGAGCGCGTCGAGCGAGGTGTCCACACTCGCGCAACCGGAAGCCCACAGAGCGAGACACAACGACGCCACGAGGAGCCGCGTCCCGCCGGGCCCCGTGCTTCGCCGTCCTCTGTTGACTTCACCTCTCATGCGCACCGCCTGTGTTACCGCGCCGCGCGACAAGCGCAATTCTTCGGCCGCTGAAGAAGATCTCTGGCGGAGGCGGCGGGCCCCTCCGTTACGCTCCGCCACGTCGCGCTACATCTCCCCCAACCCACGAGGCATCACCCCATGGACATCAAGGCCGCCATCGCGTTCGAACCCGGCAAGCCCCTGCGCATCGAAACGGTGCATCTCGAAGGACCCAAGGCGGGCGAGGTGCTCATCGAGCTCAAGGCGACGGGCCTCTGCCACACCGACGCGTACACCCTGTCCGGCAAGGATCCCGAGGGCCTGTTTCCCAGCATCCTCGGCCACGAGGGCGCGGGCATCGTGGTGGACACGGGCCCGGGCGTCACCTCGGTGAAGAAGGGGGACCACGTCATCCCGCTCTACACGCCCGAGTGCCGTCAGTGTAAGTCGTGCCTGTCGCGCAAGACGAACCTGTGCACGGCCATCCGCGCCACCCAGGGCAAGGGGCTCATGCCGGATGGCACCAGCCGCTTCCGGCTCGGCAAGGAGCCCATCCACCACTACATGGGCACGTCCACGTTCGCGCAGTACACGGTGCTGCCGGAGATCGCCGTGGCGAAGATTCGCGAGGACGCGCCCTTCGACAAGGTCTGCTACATCGGCTGCGGGGTGACCACGGGCGTGGGCGCCGTCGTCTACACGGCCAAGGTGGAGGCGGGAGCGCGCGTGGTCGTCTTCGGCCTGGGCGGCATCGGGCTCAACGTGGTGCAGGCGTGCCGCATGGTGGGCGCGGATCAGATCGTCGGCGTGGACCTGAACCCCGGCCGGCGCGCCATGGCCGAGAAGTTCGGCCTCACGCACTTCGTCAACCCGGCGGACATGCCCGCGGCGGAGCTCGTGCCCTACCTCGTCAACCTCACCGGCGGCGGCGCCGACTACAGCTTCGAGTGCATCGGCAACGTGAACACCATGCGCCAGGCGCTCGAGTGCTGCCACCGCGGCTGGGGCGAGAGCATCATCATCGGCGTGGCCGCCGCGGGGCAGGAGATCAGCACCCGGCCCTTCCAGCTCGTCACCGGGCGCGTGTGGAAGGGCAGCGCGTTCGGCGGCGCCCGCGGCCGCACCGACGTGCCCCGCATCGTCGACTGGTACATGGACAAGAAGATCAACGTGGATGACCTCGTCACCCACACCCTGCCCCTGGAGCGCATCAACGAGGGCTTCGAGCTGATGCACAAGGGCGAGTCCATCCGCACGGTGGTGAAGTACTAGCCATGGACGCCCTGAAACCCCACGCCGAGAACCGCTGCTTCGGCGGCACCGTCGGCTTCTACAAGCACACCTCTCAGGAGTGCGGCGGCGAGATGCGCTTCGCCGTCTACCTGCCGCCCCAGGCCCAGGCGGGACAGAAGGTGCCGGTCCTCTATTACCTGTCCGGCCTCACCTGCACCGAGGACACCTTCCTCATCAAGGGCGGAGCGCAGCGGCTCGCCGCCGAGCTGGGATTGATGCTGGTGGTGCCCGACACCAGCCCGCGCCAGACGGGCATTCTCAAGGAGGACGCGGACTGGGAGGTGGGTACCGCCGCCGGCTTCTACCTGGATGCCACCCAGGCGCCCTGGGCCTCGCGCTTCCGCATGTACAGCTATGTGACTCGGGAGCTGCCCGAGCTGGTGGGCAAGCACTTCCCCGCCCGGATGGATCGCGAGGGGATTTTCGGCCACTCCATGGGAGGCCATGGCGCGCTCGTCTGCGCGCTGCGCCAGCCGGGCCGCTACCGCTCCGTGTCCGCCTTCGCCCCCATCAGCGCCCCCATGCGCTGCCCCTGGGGACAGAAGGCCTTTGGCACCTACCTCGGGCCGGACGCCGAGACATGGCGCGCCTGGGATGCCACGGAATTGCTGCGCGGCGGGGCGCGCGTTCCCCCACTGCTCGTGGACCAGGGCACGCAGGACAAGTTCCTCGCGGAGCAGCTCAAACCCGAATTGTTGCGGGCCGCCTGCGAGCAGGCAGGGCAGCCCCTGACACTCCGCTCCCAGGACGGGTATGACCACGGTTATTACTTCGTTTCGACCTTCATGGCGGACCACCTGCGGCACCACGCCGCGGCGCTAACCGCCTGAAACCTCTCATCTCGATGATTGCTCACCCCGAGGGCCTGCTCACGGGCCCTCGGGGGGCTCTTCCCTGGGCAGGCGAGCCAGCCTCGATTTCCCGTGAGGGGGATGACAGGGACACGTCATTGGGAAGTTAAAAAGCAAGTCGCTTGTCCTTGTGGTCCCAACGACGAAAGGACACAGATTGAAGCGACTGCTGAACGTTGCCGCCCTCGCGCTGCTGGTGCCCACCCTGGCCTCGGCCTCCGTCGTGTGGAAGGGCGACCTCGAAACCGGAAATCTCTCTCAGTGGGATGCAGAACAGAGCGTGTCCTCGAACCGCCTGTTGGTGGTGACTTCGCCGGTGCGAGAGGGTCGTTATGCGTTGAAGACCACCGTGCGCCAGGGGGACAACCCCATCAAGGCGAGTGGCAACCGTAACGAGTTGGTCTATCTGAGCCGGGAGACCTCGGGCTCCGAGTACTATTACAAGTGGAGCACGCTCTTTCCCGCCAGCTTCCCGATCTCGCCCAAGTGGGCGCTGTTCACCCAGTGGCACCAGGAAGGGCACAGCGGCTCCCCCCCGCTCGAGCTCTACGTGGTCAATGATCGGCTGAACCTGCGGGTGGGCGGCAGCAGTGGGAAGGTCGTCTGGACGACCCCCATGCAGCGCGATCAATGGAACGACTTCATCCTCCACGTGAAGTGGTCTTCCGACAAGAAGGTCGGCTTCATCGAGCTGTACCACAATGGCAAGGTGGTGCTGCCCAAGACGTACATGGCCACGCAGTTCGGCAGCCAGCGCAACTACCTCAAGATGGGCCTGTACCGTGACGCGTCCATCAAGCCGGAGGGCATCGTCTACCATGACGGTTTCGTGCAGAGCACGAGCCTGGAAGACGTGCTGCCCGCCGTGACCACCCAGGAGCCCCAGGAGAATCCCACGCCGGAGCAGCCGATCGACACCGCCCCCGACATGGATGACCCGACCAACGGCCCGCCCGATGAGGCGAATGGCGACGGCGCCATCACCCAGGGTCCCTCCTCGGACAACTCCCCGGGGACCGCCGGCCTGGTGCCCGGCTCGCCGAACGCCTACGAGGACGGCCTGCAGCCCCAGAGCTGCGGCGGTGCCTCGGCCACTGGCGGCACGCCCCTGCTCCTCGCCGGCATGCTGAGCCTGCTCTTCCTGGCCAGCCGCCGCCGCAAGACGGCACACGCGCTCGCACGCCACTCCACCCAGCGCTAGGACCCACCCTCCATGCGCAACCGCACCCCCGGGCCCCGTGGCTTCGGGGGTGCGCGCGTGCCCCCCCCTTGGCGGCAACAGGAGGAGCGCGCCTTCCACTCTCCGTGTGGATTGGAGGACTGGAGAGCTGTCCCTCCAGTCCAGTGATGGCGCACTCTGAACACAGGGGATGTACTGGAGCACGAGGCGATGTCCACCGTCCGAGGTCATTTGGAGGAGGATCGCCCAGAGGGTGGTAGACTGCCGGACGTGCCGCGGTGCGTGACATGCGGACAGCGTTGGGAGGGGGCCCACGCGCATTGTCCCCGAGGAGCTACCCCGACCGACTCGCCCCGCGGGGGGGACGGCCGGGCGGTGCCATGGCGTCACATCGACGGCTATGTCCTGGAAGAGGAGGTCGCTCGCGGAGGGTTCGGCTCGGTCTACTCCGCCCGGCGCGAGTCCGATGGCGAGCACGTGGCCATCAAGGTCGCCCACCCCGAGATTGCCCTCGCGCGCGCTCAGCTCGAGCGCGAGGCCCAGGTGATGCGCGCCATCGGCCCGCCCACCGTACCCGCCGTGTACCACACGGGGGTGCTGCTCGATGGGGCCGCCTTCCTCGTCATGCAGTTCGTCCCCTGGCCCACCCTCGCCCAGCGCATGGCGCAGCTCGCGGGCCCCATGCCCCTGCCCGAGTTCACCACCCGCGCGCACTCGCTGCTCGACGCGCTCGCGGTGGTGCATGAGCGGGGCTTCCTGCACGGGGATCTCAAGCCCGAGAACATCTTCCTCGACGACACGACGCACACCGCGGGCTTCTTCGACTTCGGCCTCGCCAAGCCCGTGGGCGATCTCATCGTCACCGCCTCCATGGACGACGCCACGCCGCCCCTGGGCCTGTCCTTCGTCGGCACCGCCGAGTACATGTCCCCCGAGCAGTGCGCGGGTCCCCAGGGCCTCGATGCCCGCTCGGACCTGTATTCGCTCGGCGTGCTCTTCTACGAGATGCTCACCGGAAGGCCGCCCTTCTTCGGCACCTCGGTGGACGTCATCCAGGCGCACCTGTCGCGCCGGCCCCTGAGGCCGTCGGAGCTGGCGCCGGTGCCGGCGACGCTCGAGCAGCTCGTGCTGCGCTGCCTCGCCAAGGAGCGCAGGTTCCGCCCCGACTCCGTGGCCGACCTGCGGCGCGAGTTGCAGCAGGCCCTGACGCAGGCCGAGAAGCCTCCCAGTCCCGCGCGGCCCCTCGCGCCCATGCCGGACAGGCCCGCCGCCCCGCCCACGGGCGTGCGGCGCTCGGTGGCGGTGCTCTTCTTCCGCTCGGGCGCCAACCCCATCACCGTGCAGAGGGCACTCGCCAGTTTCTGCGGGCAGATGGCCTTCCACGAGGGCACGCGCTTCGCGGGCACGTTCGATCCGGACGCGGGCGAGAACCCCGTGCAGCGCGCCCGTCAGGCCGCCGAGGGGCTCGCCTTGCAGAACCTCGCCCCCGCCGCGCTCGTGGACGTGGCCACGGTGACGGTGCAGCGCCGCGCCGGAGGCCCCGCGCGCTACCTCAGCACCATCTTCGCGCGGCAGGATCGCTACCCGAGGGACCAGGACACCTCCGCGCTGCTGCTCACCGGCGCGGCGGTGGAAGCCCTGCCGGAGCTGCGGTGTGAGCCCGTGCCGGAGCGCGAGGGCATCTTCCGTATCGCGTCCACCACCCCGGGGCCCGAGGACGTCACCATCCTCCAGCACGGCAGCGGGGTGCTGGTGGGCCGTGGCGTCGAGCTGGCCGAGCTGCTCGAGAGCGCGGGCCGGGCCCTTCAGGACGGAGCACCCACGCTCGTCACGGTGCTGGGCGACCGGGGCCACGGCAAGACGCACCTGAGCGCCGCGCTCGCCCAGCAGCTCCACATGGCGCTGTCCCATACGCGCATCGCCACGTGGCGCGCCCGCGAGCCCGTGCAAGGCGATCCCGAGGGCACCCTGCGCATGCTGCTGCGCGGCGCGCTCTACGGCTTCCGCAACGAGCAGGAGCTGACGGGCTCGGAGACGGAGGGGCGCGCCACCTGCACGGAGCTGCTCGGCCCCGCGCTGGCCCAGGAGCTGTGGCCCGGCGTGGCCTCCACCCTGGGCTGGCTCGCGCCGGGCGCCGCCGGCTTGCAGAACTGGGCCGCGGCCCCCGGTGCGCTGCGCACGCTGGCCATGCGCGCCACGGGCGAGCTGCTGGCCGCGCGCGCCCGCCGCCAGCGGCTGTGCCTCATCCTCGACGACGCGCAGTACGCCGAGGAGACGGCGCTGGACGCGCTGGAATACGCCGCGCTCGCCGAGTCGCGCCTGCCCCTGTGGATCTGCGTGTTCGCGCGGCCGGGCTTCGAGCGCATCCGCCCCTCGTGGGGCACGCGCGCCGCGCGCCGCCACGTGCTGCCCCTGCAGCCCCTGACGCCCCCGAGCGCCATGGAGCTGTGCCGCACGCTCCTGCGCCCGGCGGAGAATGTCCCCGCCGCCGCGCTGGAGCGTCTGTCCGAGCGGGCCCAGCGCATCCCCCTGTTCCTCGTGGAGCTGGTACGCGGCCTCAAGCGCCAGGGGCTCGTGCGCCAGCGCTCCAGTGGGGGGAGCTGGTTCCTGGCCACCGACGAGTTGGAGCGCATGCCGGAGATGCGGCTGGTGGACTGGCTGGCGGATCGCGAGCTGGGAGCACTGCCCGCGGAGCTCGCGGCACATGCGCGCCTGTGCGCCCTGCTCGGCCCGGACTTCACCGCCGCCGAGGCCGAGGGCGTGGTGTCCAAGCTGGAGGAGGCGGACTTCCCGTTGGATCCCCGCCACGCCACGCGCCGGCTGGTGGACCTGGGCCTGCTCGTGTCCCACCGGCAGGAGGGGTTGAGCTTCCGCAACGAGCTGTTGCGCGTCACCGTGGAGCGCTCGCTGCCCGAGGCGGACCGCGAGCGCATCCACAGCGCCGCCTTCCGCTACTACCTGAGCGCGGCGGGCGCCGCCGAGCGTCAACGCCTGCCACGCCTGGCCCTGCACGCCGCCGCGGCGGGCCTGCGCGACGAGGCGGCCGCGATCTACATCGACCTGGCCGAGTCCGCGCGTGGCCGGCACGCCTACATCGAGGCCGAGTCCACCTATACGCGCGCCCTGGAGTTGCTGGAAGGCACGGACCAGCGACGCCGGCTCACCGTGCTGCGGGGCCGGGGACTCATGCGCTACCGCGTGGGGCGCTACGAGGACTCGCTGGCGGACTTCGCCGGGGCACGTGAGCTGGCACGGCAGATCGGCGACTCCGCCGCCGAAGTGGACCTGATGCTGGAAGAGGCCATGGCCTACGACTGGATCAACGACTACGCGCGCTCGGAGGAGCGGGTGTACGCGGCCCAGCAGATGGCCGACGTCGGCAACCACAACTCCCCCCTGTTGCAGGTGCGGCTGCTGCTGGGCCTGGGGCGCGCGCAGTTCCGCAATGGCCGGTGGGAAGAGTGCTGCGCGCCGCTGCAGGAGGCGGCCAATCGCGCCCGGGAGCTCGGAGACGCGGGCTACGAGTCACGAATCGTGGCGCAGCTGCTGCTCGGCGTCATCCTGCCCAACATCGGCCGCATCGACGAGGCCGAGCAGCTCTTCGAGGAAGTCATCGCCGCGTGCACCGAGCGCGGGGACCGGCTGCACCTGGGCAGCGCCATCTGCAACCGCCGCAACCTGTGGGTGGCGCGCAACGACTTCCAGGGCGCGATGCAGGACCAGGAGCGCTTCATGCAACTGGGGCGCGAGCTGGGCATGGTGGGCTGGGAGTACTTCGCCGAGCACAACATGGGCGAGCTGCTCTACCAGGCGGGCAATACGCAGGAGGCGGCGCCCCACATCGCCCGCGCCATCGAGCTGGAGCGGCACCACCCGGAGATGGCTCCGCGGCCCTGGGCCCTGCTGCTGCAGGCGCGCTCGCTCGCGTATACCGGCCAGGACACCCGGGCGCGCGAGCTGCTCATGGACATCCGCCGGACGCTGAAGCAGAACGGCGCGGAGTTCACGCCCTCCGAAGAGGTCATCTTCTCCCTGGTGGAGCTGGCCACGCGCGACGCGAGCGCCGAGGAGTGGGACGCGCTGCTCGCGCGCTCCAATGAGTTCTCGGTGGAGCAGGAGCCGTTGGAGGTGCTGGAGTTCCGAGGCCTGGACTGGCTGCGGCGGGGCGAGCGGACGCAGGCACAGCTCATCCTGGAGGAGGCCCTGCGCCGCGCCGAGACGACGCCCAACGTGATGCGCGATCGCCTGCGGCGCAGCCTGGAGCGGACCCAGCTCACCCCCGCGGCGTGAGCGGGTGGACGGCGGGAGGGGAAAAGGCCAACCCGCCCCACCGCCTGACATAGAGTCGCGCTCGTTCATGAACAGTCCTTCTTCCCCCTCCACCCCCTCCCTCCCGGACGGACGTGTCACCGGGCTCGTGGGTGTGCTCTGCGCGCTCGCGGTGCTGATGAGCACCTTCGCCCTCGTGCCCGACTACTGGCGGGAGCGGGGCTTTCCGCTCGATGACGCGTGGATCCACGCCGTGTACGCGCGCAGCGTGGCCCGGGGAGAGGGCCTCAGCTACAACCCCGGCGAGCCCGCCACCGGCGAGACCTCACCCCTGTGGGCGATCGTCGCGTCGGTGGCCTACCTCGGGGAGCCGGGCGCGGAGCGCTCGGTGCTCGTCACCAAGCTGCTCGGCTTCCTGCTGCACGCGCTCACGGCGGCGGGCTGCTACCTCATGTTCCGGGACGCGGGCCGCCGATGGGCCGCGAGCGCGGCGCTGCTCGTGCTGGTGAGTCCCCACCTGGTGGCGGCGAGCATCTCCGGCATGGAGGTGCCCCTGGCCACGCTCGTGGCGGTGGGCTGCGTGCTCGTGCTGCTCGGCCAGCGGCCGGGCCTGTACGCGCTGTGTGGCGCGGCTGGCCTGCTGGCCCGTCCCGAGGGAGGGCTCTTCGTCTTCCTCCTTCCGCTCGTCGTCCGCCCCCAGCCCGGCCTCCGGCCGCTCGTGCGCCGCTGGGTGGAAGCGGGCGTGGGCGTGGTGCTCGCGGGCGGCGCGTGGGCCGCGTGGAACCTCCATGCCTCGGGCAGACCCCTGCCCGGGACGTTCTACGCCAAGGTCACCACCCACCCCGGCGAGCCCCTGCTCCTGTCGATGCTGCGCGCCGCGTGGCTGGGACTCTGGAAGCTGCTGCCCGAGCTGGCCCTGCCCTGGCCCGTGCTCGTCGTGCTCGCCGTGCTCGCGCTGCGCGCCGCCGTGTACCGCCGGACCACGACGGTCACGGAGCGGCGGGCGGCCGGACTGCTCGCCGTGGG
The window above is part of the Cystobacter ferrugineus genome. Proteins encoded here:
- a CDS encoding S-(hydroxymethyl)glutathione dehydrogenase/class III alcohol dehydrogenase, with amino-acid sequence MDIKAAIAFEPGKPLRIETVHLEGPKAGEVLIELKATGLCHTDAYTLSGKDPEGLFPSILGHEGAGIVVDTGPGVTSVKKGDHVIPLYTPECRQCKSCLSRKTNLCTAIRATQGKGLMPDGTSRFRLGKEPIHHYMGTSTFAQYTVLPEIAVAKIREDAPFDKVCYIGCGVTTGVGAVVYTAKVEAGARVVVFGLGGIGLNVVQACRMVGADQIVGVDLNPGRRAMAEKFGLTHFVNPADMPAAELVPYLVNLTGGGADYSFECIGNVNTMRQALECCHRGWGESIIIGVAAAGQEISTRPFQLVTGRVWKGSAFGGARGRTDVPRIVDWYMDKKINVDDLVTHTLPLERINEGFELMHKGESIRTVVKY
- the fghA gene encoding S-formylglutathione hydrolase; translation: MDALKPHAENRCFGGTVGFYKHTSQECGGEMRFAVYLPPQAQAGQKVPVLYYLSGLTCTEDTFLIKGGAQRLAAELGLMLVVPDTSPRQTGILKEDADWEVGTAAGFYLDATQAPWASRFRMYSYVTRELPELVGKHFPARMDREGIFGHSMGGHGALVCALRQPGRYRSVSAFAPISAPMRCPWGQKAFGTYLGPDAETWRAWDATELLRGGARVPPLLVDQGTQDKFLAEQLKPELLRAACEQAGQPLTLRSQDGYDHGYYFVSTFMADHLRHHAAALTA
- a CDS encoding polysaccharide lyase, yielding MKRLLNVAALALLVPTLASASVVWKGDLETGNLSQWDAEQSVSSNRLLVVTSPVREGRYALKTTVRQGDNPIKASGNRNELVYLSRETSGSEYYYKWSTLFPASFPISPKWALFTQWHQEGHSGSPPLELYVVNDRLNLRVGGSSGKVVWTTPMQRDQWNDFILHVKWSSDKKVGFIELYHNGKVVLPKTYMATQFGSQRNYLKMGLYRDASIKPEGIVYHDGFVQSTSLEDVLPAVTTQEPQENPTPEQPIDTAPDMDDPTNGPPDEANGDGAITQGPSSDNSPGTAGLVPGSPNAYEDGLQPQSCGGASATGGTPLLLAGMLSLLFLASRRRKTAHALARHSTQR
- a CDS encoding serine/threonine-protein kinase PknK; this translates as MSTVRGHLEEDRPEGGRLPDVPRCVTCGQRWEGAHAHCPRGATPTDSPRGGDGRAVPWRHIDGYVLEEEVARGGFGSVYSARRESDGEHVAIKVAHPEIALARAQLEREAQVMRAIGPPTVPAVYHTGVLLDGAAFLVMQFVPWPTLAQRMAQLAGPMPLPEFTTRAHSLLDALAVVHERGFLHGDLKPENIFLDDTTHTAGFFDFGLAKPVGDLIVTASMDDATPPLGLSFVGTAEYMSPEQCAGPQGLDARSDLYSLGVLFYEMLTGRPPFFGTSVDVIQAHLSRRPLRPSELAPVPATLEQLVLRCLAKERRFRPDSVADLRRELQQALTQAEKPPSPARPLAPMPDRPAAPPTGVRRSVAVLFFRSGANPITVQRALASFCGQMAFHEGTRFAGTFDPDAGENPVQRARQAAEGLALQNLAPAALVDVATVTVQRRAGGPARYLSTIFARQDRYPRDQDTSALLLTGAAVEALPELRCEPVPEREGIFRIASTTPGPEDVTILQHGSGVLVGRGVELAELLESAGRALQDGAPTLVTVLGDRGHGKTHLSAALAQQLHMALSHTRIATWRAREPVQGDPEGTLRMLLRGALYGFRNEQELTGSETEGRATCTELLGPALAQELWPGVASTLGWLAPGAAGLQNWAAAPGALRTLAMRATGELLAARARRQRLCLILDDAQYAEETALDALEYAALAESRLPLWICVFARPGFERIRPSWGTRAARRHVLPLQPLTPPSAMELCRTLLRPAENVPAAALERLSERAQRIPLFLVELVRGLKRQGLVRQRSSGGSWFLATDELERMPEMRLVDWLADRELGALPAELAAHARLCALLGPDFTAAEAEGVVSKLEEADFPLDPRHATRRLVDLGLLVSHRQEGLSFRNELLRVTVERSLPEADRERIHSAAFRYYLSAAGAAERQRLPRLALHAAAAGLRDEAAAIYIDLAESARGRHAYIEAESTYTRALELLEGTDQRRRLTVLRGRGLMRYRVGRYEDSLADFAGARELARQIGDSAAEVDLMLEEAMAYDWINDYARSEERVYAAQQMADVGNHNSPLLQVRLLLGLGRAQFRNGRWEECCAPLQEAANRARELGDAGYESRIVAQLLLGVILPNIGRIDEAEQLFEEVIAACTERGDRLHLGSAICNRRNLWVARNDFQGAMQDQERFMQLGRELGMVGWEYFAEHNMGELLYQAGNTQEAAPHIARAIELERHHPEMAPRPWALLLQARSLAYTGQDTRARELLMDIRRTLKQNGAEFTPSEEVIFSLVELATRDASAEEWDALLARSNEFSVEQEPLEVLEFRGLDWLRRGERTQAQLILEEALRRAETTPNVMRDRLRRSLERTQLTPAA